From Clarias gariepinus isolate MV-2021 ecotype Netherlands chromosome 2, CGAR_prim_01v2, whole genome shotgun sequence, one genomic window encodes:
- the cd164 gene encoding sialomucin core protein 24, whose amino-acid sequence MFWRILCVTVVLAGFGSCMGTEVNCTAKTSCVECTNAQCLWMTCSNTTTCYPTSDTNCTNTTCSVTTAPSTETTALTTNASVTTTSATSAVTNTTATTNATSVSTTSTTTTSTPISNTTTVSPSPTPQKKSTFDAASFIGGIVLVLGLQAVIFFLYKFCKSKDRNYHTL is encoded by the exons ATGTTTTGGAGAATTCTCTGTGTGACAGTCGTGCTGGCTGGTTTTGGCTCTTGTATGG GCACAGAAGTGAACTGTACAGCCAAGACTTCTTGTGTGGAGTGCACGAATGCTCAATGTTTATGGATGACATGCTCGA aTACCACCACCTGTTATCCCACTTCTGATACAAActgcaccaacaccacttgctcAG tCACTACAGCTCCTTCAACAGAAACCACTGCGTTGACCACCAACGCCAGTGTGACCACCACCAGTGCTACATCAGCAGTCACCAACACCACCGCCACCACTAATGCTACAT ctGTGTCGACCACATCTACTACCACTACAAGTACCCCCATTTCCA ACACCACCACGGTAAGTCCGTCCCCGACTCCTCAGAAAAAATCCACGTTCGATGCTGCCAGCTTCATCGGCGGGATTGTCCTCGTTCTTGGCCTTCAAGCCGTCATCTTCTTTCTCTACAAGTTCTGCAAGTCCAAGGACCGCAACTACCACACTCTGTAA
- the grm1a gene encoding metabotropic glutamate receptor 1 isoform X1 → MCGNPPLFVTLLLLPTLAPRALASSSSSSSSGRERPGMSRAAARSVARMDGDVILGALFSVHHQPSAERVAERKCGDVREQYGIQRVEATFHTLDRINADPHLLPNISLGCEIRDSCWHSSVALEQSIEFIRDSLISIRDDSKEGSKWCVDGTPSSHPPPSKKPIAGVIGPGSSSVAIQVQNLLQLFNIPQIAYSATSIDLSDKTLFKYFLRVVPSDTLQARAMLDIVKHYNWTYVSAVHTEGNYGESGMEAFKELAAEEGLCIAHSDKIYSNAGEKHFDRLLRKLRERLPKARVVVCFCEGMTVRGLLMAMKRRGVSGEFLLIGSDGWADRDEVVEGYEQEADGGITMKLQTEEVKSFNDYFLKLRLDTNTRNPWFAEFWQYRFQCRIPGHPQENSNYQKICTGNESLKDNYVQDSKMGFVINAIYAMAHGLHDMHRDMCPDHEGLCEAMDPIDGSKLLDYLLKTAFSGVSGEEVYFDENGDSPGRYDIMNLQYVEELGRYDYINVGSWHEGLLSIDDYKLMTNRSEMVRSVCSDPCSKGQIKVIRKGEVSCCWICTTCKDNEYVQDEFTCKACDLGWWPDNELAGCQPLPLKYLEWSSVESIVAVVFSCLGILVTLFVTFVFIQYRDTPVVKSSSRELCYIILAGIFLGYICPFTLIARPTVVSCYLQRLLVGLSSAMCYSALVTKTNRIARILAGSKKKICTRKPRFMSAWAQVVIAFILISLQLTLEVVLIVLEPPEPIKSYPSIREAYLICNTSNVGMVAPLGYNGLLILSCTYYAFKTRNVPANFNEAKYIAFTMYTTCIIWLAFVPIYFGSNYKIITTSFSVSLSVTVALGCMFTPKMYIIIAKPERNVRSAFTTSDVVRMHVGDGKAAACQSNSFLNMFRRKKNNANSSNTNPNGKSVSWSESGARPQARGSSVFHRLSVHVRRQAVGQSQTAVIRPLTNASQPLHPEYDPGLDTDHNGSQPHTKALYNLNEEADDGCRTTPDRREPASYSPAHLMGLTSDPPQVDTLTSNIRAFSERVSPAYSPLSNQLPLPLQGEMLSEEGSEMEALDLIHGFLYDSTVQEEEEEDEEEEGEQEELAQSKLNLLAPPSPFRDSLHSGRSIPGSPEPNPSEEVTYAPKQSSFTL, encoded by the exons ATGTGCGGAAACCCGCCGCTTTTTGTCACCTTGCTGCTCCTGCCGACGCTCGCGCCCCGGGCGCTGGCCAGtagcagcagcagtagcagCAGTGGGCGCGAGCGCCCGGGGATGTCGCGCGCAGCGGCCCGCTCCGTGGCCCGCATGGACGGTGACGTGATTCTCGGCGCGCTCTTCTCCGTGCATCACCAGCCGTCGGCGGAGCGCGTGGCCGAGCGGAAGTGCGGCGACGTGCGCGAGCAGTACGGCATCCAGCGCGTGGAGGCCACGTTCCACACGCTCGACCGCATCAACGCCGACCCGCACCTGCTCCCTAACATCAGCCTCGGCTGCGAGATCCGCGACTCGTGCTGGCACTCGTCCGTCGCCCTCGAGCAGAGCATCGAGTTCATCCGGGACTCCCTCATCTCGATCCGTGACGACTCCAAAGAAGGCTCCAAGTGGTGCGTGGACGGCACGCCCTCGAGCCACCCGCCGCCCTCCAAGAAGCCCATCGCGGGAGTCATCGGACCCGGGTCCAGCTCCGTGGCCATCCAGGTGCAGAACCTGCTGCAGCTCTTTAACATCCCGCAGATCGCCTACTCCGCCACGAGCATAGACCTGAGCGACAAGACGCTCTTTAAGTACTTCCTGCGGGTTGTGCCGTCCGACACGCTCCAGGCGCGCGCCATGCTCGACATCGTTAAGCACTACAACTGGACTTATGTTTCTGCTGTGCACACAGAAG GCAACTATGGGGAGAGTGGCATGGAGGCTTTTAAGGAGCTCGCAGCCGAAGAGGGACTGTGTATCGCACACTCTGATAAGATCTACAGCAATGCAGGGGAGAAGCACTTCGATCGCCTCCTGAGGAAGCTGCGCGAGCGTCTGCCCAAGGCGCGCGTGGTTGTCTGTTTCTGCGAGGGCATGACGGTACGTGGCCTTTTAATGGCCATGAAACGACGAGGAGTTTCTGGAGAATTTCTGCTCATTGGGAG TGACGGATGGGCAGATCGTGACGAGGTGGTGGAGGGATACGAGCAGGAAGCGGACGGAGGCATCACCATGAAGCTGCAGACCGAGGAGGTCAAGTCGTTTAACGACTACTTCCTGAAGCTGCGCCTGGACACCAACACCAGGAACCCGTGGTTCGCCGAGTTCTGGCAGTACCGCTTCCAGTGCCGTATACCTGGCCATCCACAGGAGAATTCCAACTACCAAAAAATCTGCACAG GAAATGAGAGCTTGAAGGACAACTATGTGCAAGACAGTAAGATGGGCTTTGTGATCAACGCCATCTACGCCATGGCTCATGGCCTCCATGATATGCATCGTGACATGTGTCCAGATCACGAGGGACTTTGCGAAGCTATGGACCCCATCGACGGCAGCAAACTTCTAGACTACCTGCTCAAAACCGCCTTCAGTGGCGTCTCAGGAGAGGAGGTGTATTTCGACGAGAACGGAGACTCTCCTGGCAG gTATGACATTATGAATTTGCAGTATGTTGAGGAGCTCGGTCGCTATGACTACATCAATGTTGGCTCATGGCATGAAGGTCTGCTGAGCATCGACGATTACAAGCTGATGACCAACCGTAGTGAGATGGTGCGCTCCGTCTGCAGCGACCCTTGTTCCAAGGGCCAGATCAAG GTGATCCGGAAAGGTGAGGTGAGCTGCTGTTGGATCTGCACCACCTGTAAGGACAACGAGTATGTGCAAGACGAGTTCACGTGCAAGGCCTGCGATCTGGGCTGGTGGCCCGATAATGAACTCGCAG ggTGTCAACCTCTTCCTTTGAAATACCTGGAATGGAGCAGCGTTGAGTCCATTGTAGCAGTTGTCTTTTCCTGCCTGGGTATCCTGGTGACCCTGTTCGTAACCTTCGTCTTCATCCAGTACAGAGACACTCCAGTGGTCAAGTCCTCGAGCCGCGAGCTGTGCTACATTATCCTGGCAGGGATCTTCCTGGGGTACATTTGCCCCTTTACCCTGATCGCACGGCCTACGGTGGTCTCATGCTACCTACAGCGCCTTCTAGTGGGTCTTTCATCGGCGATGTGTTACTCGGCATTGGTTACCAAGACAAACCGCATCGCACGAATCCTGGCTGGCAGTAAAAAGAAGATCTGCACTCGCAAGCCTCGCTTCATGAGTGCCTGGGCGCAGGTAGTCATTGCTTTCATCCTCATCAGTCTTCAGCTCACACTGGAGGTTGTGCTCATTGTGCTGGAGCCTCCAGAACCAATCAAGAGCTACCCGAGCATTAGGGAGGCCTACCTTATTTGTAACACTAGTAACGTGGGCATGGTGGCACCACTGGGCTACAATGGCCTGCTCATCCTCAGCTGCACCTACTACGCTTTCAAGACACGCAATGTCCCAGCCAACTTCAACGAAGCCAAATACATTGCGTTCACCATGTACACCACGTGTATCATCTGGCTGGCGTTCGTGCCCATCTATTTCGGCTCCAATTACAAGATCATCACCACCTCGTTTTCGGTCAGCCTTAGTGTCACTGTGGCTCTGGGCTGCATGTTTACACCCAAGATGTACATCATCATTGCCAAGCCGGAGCGCAACGTGCGCAGCGCTTTCACTACATCGGACGTGGTACGCATGCACGTTGGAGACGGCAAGGCCGCCGCGTGCCAGAGCAACAGCTTCCTGAACATGTTCCGCAGGAAGAAGAACAACGCCAACAGCAGCAATACCAA TCCTAATGGAAAGTCTGTGTCATGGTCTGAATCAGGTGCCCGGCCCCAGGCGAGGGGGTCGAGTGTGTTCCACAGACTGTCTGTGCATGTGAGGAGGCAAGCAGTCGGCCAGAGTCAGACGGCGGTCATCCGGCCCCTAACTAACGCCTCGCAACCCCTGCACCCCGAATACGACCCCGGACTTGACACAGACCACAATGGCTCACAACCTCACACCAAGGCTCTCTACAACCTCAACGAGGAGGCCGACGATGGGTGCCGAACAACCCCAGATAGAAGGGAGCCAGCTTCCTACTCACCTGCTCACCTGATGGGCCTCACCTCTGACCCCCCACAAGTGGACACGCTAACCTCTAACATAAGGGCTTTCAGTGAAAGGGTGAGCCCTGCGTACAGTCCATTATCCAATCAGCTACCCCTGCCCCTTCAGGGGGAGATGTTGTCTGAGGAGGGTTCAGAAATGGAGGCTCTCGACCTTATCCATGGCTTCCTCTATGACAGTACTGtacaggaagaagaagaagaggatgaGGAAGAAGAGGGTGAGCAGGAGGAGTTGGCTCAAAGCAAGCTTAATCTCCTCGCGCCGCCCTCGCCTTTCAGGGACTCGCTGCATTCAGGCAGGTCGATCCCAGGATCTCCTGAACCGAATCCCTCGGAGGAAGTGACCTACGCTCCCAAACAAAGCTCTTTTACACTGTGA
- the grm1a gene encoding metabotropic glutamate receptor 1 isoform X2 codes for MCGNPPLFVTLLLLPTLAPRALASSSSSSSSGRERPGMSRAAARSVARMDGDVILGALFSVHHQPSAERVAERKCGDVREQYGIQRVEATFHTLDRINADPHLLPNISLGCEIRDSCWHSSVALEQSIEFIRDSLISIRDDSKEGSKWCVDGTPSSHPPPSKKPIAGVIGPGSSSVAIQVQNLLQLFNIPQIAYSATSIDLSDKTLFKYFLRVVPSDTLQARAMLDIVKHYNWTYVSAVHTEGNYGESGMEAFKELAAEEGLCIAHSDKIYSNAGEKHFDRLLRKLRERLPKARVVVCFCEGMTVRGLLMAMKRRGVSGEFLLIGSDGWADRDEVVEGYEQEADGGITMKLQTEEVKSFNDYFLKLRLDTNTRNPWFAEFWQYRFQCRIPGHPQENSNYQKICTGNESLKDNYVQDSKMGFVINAIYAMAHGLHDMHRDMCPDHEGLCEAMDPIDGSKLLDYLLKTAFSGVSGEEVYFDENGDSPGRYDIMNLQYVEELGRYDYINVGSWHEGLLSIDDYKLMTNRSEMVRSVCSDPCSKGQIKVIRKGEVSCCWICTTCKDNEYVQDEFTCKACDLGWWPDNELAGCQPLPLKYLEWSSVESIVAVVFSCLGILVTLFVTFVFIQYRDTPVVKSSSRELCYIILAGIFLGYICPFTLIARPTVVSCYLQRLLVGLSSAMCYSALVTKTNRIARILAGSKKKICTRKPRFMSAWAQVVIAFILISLQLTLEVVLIVLEPPEPIKSYPSIREAYLICNTSNVGMVAPLGYNGLLILSCTYYAFKTRNVPANFNEAKYIAFTMYTTCIIWLAFVPIYFGSNYKIITTSFSVSLSVTVALGCMFTPKMYIIIAKPERNVRSAFTTSDVVRMHVGDGKAAACQSNSFLNMFRRKKNNANSSNTKCPAPGEGVECVPQTVCACEEASSRPESDGGHPAPN; via the exons ATGTGCGGAAACCCGCCGCTTTTTGTCACCTTGCTGCTCCTGCCGACGCTCGCGCCCCGGGCGCTGGCCAGtagcagcagcagtagcagCAGTGGGCGCGAGCGCCCGGGGATGTCGCGCGCAGCGGCCCGCTCCGTGGCCCGCATGGACGGTGACGTGATTCTCGGCGCGCTCTTCTCCGTGCATCACCAGCCGTCGGCGGAGCGCGTGGCCGAGCGGAAGTGCGGCGACGTGCGCGAGCAGTACGGCATCCAGCGCGTGGAGGCCACGTTCCACACGCTCGACCGCATCAACGCCGACCCGCACCTGCTCCCTAACATCAGCCTCGGCTGCGAGATCCGCGACTCGTGCTGGCACTCGTCCGTCGCCCTCGAGCAGAGCATCGAGTTCATCCGGGACTCCCTCATCTCGATCCGTGACGACTCCAAAGAAGGCTCCAAGTGGTGCGTGGACGGCACGCCCTCGAGCCACCCGCCGCCCTCCAAGAAGCCCATCGCGGGAGTCATCGGACCCGGGTCCAGCTCCGTGGCCATCCAGGTGCAGAACCTGCTGCAGCTCTTTAACATCCCGCAGATCGCCTACTCCGCCACGAGCATAGACCTGAGCGACAAGACGCTCTTTAAGTACTTCCTGCGGGTTGTGCCGTCCGACACGCTCCAGGCGCGCGCCATGCTCGACATCGTTAAGCACTACAACTGGACTTATGTTTCTGCTGTGCACACAGAAG GCAACTATGGGGAGAGTGGCATGGAGGCTTTTAAGGAGCTCGCAGCCGAAGAGGGACTGTGTATCGCACACTCTGATAAGATCTACAGCAATGCAGGGGAGAAGCACTTCGATCGCCTCCTGAGGAAGCTGCGCGAGCGTCTGCCCAAGGCGCGCGTGGTTGTCTGTTTCTGCGAGGGCATGACGGTACGTGGCCTTTTAATGGCCATGAAACGACGAGGAGTTTCTGGAGAATTTCTGCTCATTGGGAG TGACGGATGGGCAGATCGTGACGAGGTGGTGGAGGGATACGAGCAGGAAGCGGACGGAGGCATCACCATGAAGCTGCAGACCGAGGAGGTCAAGTCGTTTAACGACTACTTCCTGAAGCTGCGCCTGGACACCAACACCAGGAACCCGTGGTTCGCCGAGTTCTGGCAGTACCGCTTCCAGTGCCGTATACCTGGCCATCCACAGGAGAATTCCAACTACCAAAAAATCTGCACAG GAAATGAGAGCTTGAAGGACAACTATGTGCAAGACAGTAAGATGGGCTTTGTGATCAACGCCATCTACGCCATGGCTCATGGCCTCCATGATATGCATCGTGACATGTGTCCAGATCACGAGGGACTTTGCGAAGCTATGGACCCCATCGACGGCAGCAAACTTCTAGACTACCTGCTCAAAACCGCCTTCAGTGGCGTCTCAGGAGAGGAGGTGTATTTCGACGAGAACGGAGACTCTCCTGGCAG gTATGACATTATGAATTTGCAGTATGTTGAGGAGCTCGGTCGCTATGACTACATCAATGTTGGCTCATGGCATGAAGGTCTGCTGAGCATCGACGATTACAAGCTGATGACCAACCGTAGTGAGATGGTGCGCTCCGTCTGCAGCGACCCTTGTTCCAAGGGCCAGATCAAG GTGATCCGGAAAGGTGAGGTGAGCTGCTGTTGGATCTGCACCACCTGTAAGGACAACGAGTATGTGCAAGACGAGTTCACGTGCAAGGCCTGCGATCTGGGCTGGTGGCCCGATAATGAACTCGCAG ggTGTCAACCTCTTCCTTTGAAATACCTGGAATGGAGCAGCGTTGAGTCCATTGTAGCAGTTGTCTTTTCCTGCCTGGGTATCCTGGTGACCCTGTTCGTAACCTTCGTCTTCATCCAGTACAGAGACACTCCAGTGGTCAAGTCCTCGAGCCGCGAGCTGTGCTACATTATCCTGGCAGGGATCTTCCTGGGGTACATTTGCCCCTTTACCCTGATCGCACGGCCTACGGTGGTCTCATGCTACCTACAGCGCCTTCTAGTGGGTCTTTCATCGGCGATGTGTTACTCGGCATTGGTTACCAAGACAAACCGCATCGCACGAATCCTGGCTGGCAGTAAAAAGAAGATCTGCACTCGCAAGCCTCGCTTCATGAGTGCCTGGGCGCAGGTAGTCATTGCTTTCATCCTCATCAGTCTTCAGCTCACACTGGAGGTTGTGCTCATTGTGCTGGAGCCTCCAGAACCAATCAAGAGCTACCCGAGCATTAGGGAGGCCTACCTTATTTGTAACACTAGTAACGTGGGCATGGTGGCACCACTGGGCTACAATGGCCTGCTCATCCTCAGCTGCACCTACTACGCTTTCAAGACACGCAATGTCCCAGCCAACTTCAACGAAGCCAAATACATTGCGTTCACCATGTACACCACGTGTATCATCTGGCTGGCGTTCGTGCCCATCTATTTCGGCTCCAATTACAAGATCATCACCACCTCGTTTTCGGTCAGCCTTAGTGTCACTGTGGCTCTGGGCTGCATGTTTACACCCAAGATGTACATCATCATTGCCAAGCCGGAGCGCAACGTGCGCAGCGCTTTCACTACATCGGACGTGGTACGCATGCACGTTGGAGACGGCAAGGCCGCCGCGTGCCAGAGCAACAGCTTCCTGAACATGTTCCGCAGGAAGAAGAACAACGCCAACAGCAGCAATACCAA GTGCCCGGCCCCAGGCGAGGGGGTCGAGTGTGTTCCACAGACTGTCTGTGCATGTGAGGAGGCAAGCAGTCGGCCAGAGTCAGACGGCGGTCATCCGGCCCCTAACTAA